TCTCATGCCCCAATATCTTGGCTACTTGGGATTTGAATGGATCCACTATTGCTACGATCCCCTCCCAGTTGTAAGTGAAGTCATTGGATCCGCATATCGGGCAAACCTCCTCCTTATCCTCGCAAATTGCCCTACAGTTCCTGCAGGCCTTATATCTCATTCTGCC
The sequence above is drawn from the Candidatus Korarchaeum cryptofilum OPF8 genome and encodes:
- the spt4 gene encoding transcription elongation factor subunit Spt4; translation: MRYKACRNCRAICEDKEEVCPICGSNDFTYNWEGIVAIVDPFKSQVAKILGHEKAGIYALKVY